In Blastopirellula sediminis, the following proteins share a genomic window:
- a CDS encoding RecB family exonuclease — MAGNPIPDHDTLLAVFWDEWRDRNEEAEIRFGKSEDVNSVAKLADRILTEFRQSDLAVPHGKILGVEEQLRGELIPGVPDLLARIDLIVEAEDHVTITDLKTSRSRWSNDQAEDSGEQLLLYSELVRWLVPGKEVRLEFAVITKAEKPVAERHPVTYDPERIDRTKRIVERVWRSIQADHFYPSPSPIACGGCPFRQPCREWKG; from the coding sequence ATGGCCGGCAACCCGATTCCCGACCACGACACCCTGCTGGCCGTGTTTTGGGACGAGTGGCGGGATCGTAACGAGGAAGCTGAGATTCGTTTCGGCAAGAGCGAAGACGTGAACTCGGTGGCCAAGCTAGCGGATCGTATCCTGACCGAGTTTCGCCAAAGCGACCTCGCGGTCCCGCACGGGAAAATCCTCGGGGTGGAAGAACAACTCCGTGGGGAACTGATTCCGGGAGTGCCTGACCTTTTAGCGCGAATCGACTTGATCGTCGAGGCTGAAGATCACGTGACGATCACCGATCTCAAGACTTCTCGCTCGCGCTGGAGCAACGATCAGGCGGAAGACAGCGGCGAGCAGTTGTTGCTTTACTCTGAACTTGTTCGCTGGCTGGTGCCGGGCAAGGAAGTGCGGTTGGAGTTCGCCGTCATCACGAAAGCTGAGAAACCCGTCGCGGAACGACATCCAGTGACCTACGATCCCGAAAGAATCGACCGAACCAAGCGAATCGTCGAGCGTGTGTGGCGTTCGATTCAGGCCGACCATTTCTATCCCTCGCCATCGCCGATCGCCTGTGGTGGCTGTCCCTTTCGTCAGCCTTGCCGAGAGTGGAAGGGCTAA